One genomic segment of Rhizobium gallicum bv. gallicum R602sp includes these proteins:
- a CDS encoding (R)-mandelonitrile lyase, producing the protein MEIKTAGSRPSAKASADYFAGTVRLDPLIEAPDPARVRVVHVTFEPGARTAWHTHPLGQTLIVTSGKGLVQSWGGEIREIRPGDTVWFAAGEKHWHGAAPETAMTHIAIQESLNGSVADWMEQVSDEQYAGKA; encoded by the coding sequence ATGGAAATCAAGACAGCCGGTTCCCGGCCATCGGCGAAGGCTTCGGCGGACTATTTCGCCGGCACCGTGCGGCTTGATCCGTTGATCGAAGCGCCCGATCCGGCCCGCGTGAGGGTCGTGCACGTGACATTCGAGCCGGGAGCGCGCACTGCGTGGCACACGCATCCTCTGGGCCAGACGCTGATCGTCACGTCCGGCAAGGGGCTTGTGCAGAGCTGGGGCGGCGAAATCCGCGAAATTAGGCCGGGCGACACCGTGTGGTTCGCGGCCGGCGAAAAGCACTGGCATGGCGCAGCCCCGGAAACGGCGATGACGCATATCGCTATCCAGGAATCACTGAATGGCAGCGTCGCCGACTGGATGGAGCAGGTCAGCGACGAGCAATATGCCGGAAAGGCCTGA
- a CDS encoding aldo/keto reductase, producing MKQHSFGRMPFSVTNVGFGAWQIGGSWGDVSEADGRAALNAALDAGITFIDTADVYGDGRSEKIVADVLKSRGGTPPMVATKAGRRLNPHVAGGYTKANLEGFIDRSLKNLQVDSLDLVQLHCPPTEVLYRSEVFDGLNQLQKAGKIKGYGVSVSTVEEGLKAIEFPGVESIQIIYNIFRQRPDRLFFQEARRKNVAVIARVPLASGLLSGKITRDTKFASDDHRNFNRHGEAFDVGETFAGVPFEVGLQAVEEVRKLVPQGASMAAFALRWILMNDAVTVVIPGARNAEQARANAAAADLAPLCHDVMDATREIYERLIAPHVHQRW from the coding sequence ATGAAACAGCATTCTTTCGGCCGCATGCCGTTTTCAGTCACCAATGTCGGGTTCGGCGCATGGCAGATCGGCGGTTCCTGGGGCGATGTCAGCGAGGCTGACGGCCGGGCGGCCCTCAATGCGGCGCTCGACGCCGGCATCACCTTCATCGACACAGCGGACGTTTACGGCGACGGCCGATCGGAAAAAATCGTCGCCGACGTGCTGAAGAGCCGTGGCGGCACGCCCCCGATGGTCGCCACCAAGGCCGGCCGAAGGCTGAACCCGCATGTCGCCGGCGGTTATACCAAGGCCAATCTCGAAGGCTTTATCGACCGCAGCCTGAAGAACCTGCAGGTCGACAGCCTTGACCTCGTCCAACTCCACTGCCCGCCGACGGAGGTGCTTTACCGTTCGGAAGTCTTCGACGGTCTCAACCAGCTCCAGAAGGCCGGCAAGATCAAGGGCTATGGCGTCAGCGTTTCGACGGTTGAGGAAGGCTTGAAAGCGATCGAGTTTCCGGGCGTCGAAAGCATCCAGATCATCTACAACATCTTCCGTCAGCGCCCCGATCGCCTGTTCTTCCAGGAAGCCCGCCGCAAGAACGTCGCCGTGATTGCACGCGTGCCGCTCGCAAGTGGCCTACTCTCCGGCAAGATCACCCGTGACACCAAGTTCGCAAGCGACGACCACCGCAATTTCAACCGCCACGGCGAGGCCTTCGATGTCGGCGAGACCTTCGCGGGCGTTCCCTTCGAGGTCGGCCTGCAAGCGGTCGAGGAGGTGCGCAAGCTGGTGCCGCAGGGCGCCTCCATGGCAGCCTTTGCGCTACGCTGGATCCTTATGAACGATGCCGTAACCGTGGTCATCCCCGGTGCGCGCAACGCCGAACAGGCAAGGGCCAACGCAGCGGCCGCCGATCTCGCGCCGCTCTGCCACGACGTGATGGACGCGACCCGCGAGATCTACGAGCGGCTGATTGCACCGCATGTGCATCAGCGCTGGTAA
- the hupB gene encoding DNA-binding protein HupB: MNKNELVSAVAEKAGLTKADAASAVDAVFDVVQAELKKKGDIRLAGFGSFTVSHRAATKGRNPSTGAEVNIPARNVPKFTPGKGLKDAVNG, translated from the coding sequence GCCGAAAAGGCTGGCCTCACCAAGGCTGACGCTGCCTCTGCTGTCGACGCTGTTTTCGACGTTGTCCAGGCTGAACTGAAGAAGAAGGGCGACATCCGTCTCGCCGGCTTCGGCAGCTTCACCGTTTCTCATCGCGCTGCCACCAAGGGCCGCAATCCGTCCACCGGCGCCGAAGTCAATATTCCGGCTCGCAACGTGCCGAAGTTCACGCCCGGCAAGGGCCTGAAGGATGCCGTTAACGGCTAA
- a CDS encoding esterase-like activity of phytase family protein: protein MGDFMTISSRQATLAAVLLASVASPAAAEPVFNRIASFPVAANLPAGKDKLSTTSAEIITATDDGRTLIYSDSPLGAIGFVDIIDAKAPKAGGVLMMDGEPTSVTSAAGKALVAVNTGESKQKPSGHLAIVDVATKKIENICDLGGQPDSIALNKEKTLGTIAIENERDEDVNDGKIPQMPAGALAIFQVKDGTVDCGTIKHVALTGLSAVAPEDPEPEFVAFNGQDEIALTLQENNEIVIIDAKTAQVKTHFSAGSTDLSDIDTKKDGALRFAGELKGVLREPDAVKWLDDNRLVVANEGDYEGGSRGFTIFDKTGKVLYEAGSSFERAVAVLGHYPDGRSSSKGVEPEGLEAATFGGLQYFFVLAERASVVGVYKDTGADPELSQILPSGVSPEGAVAIPSRNLFATANEVDLGEDGGPRSHVMIYELAEGEKAYPQIVEAEKDGNPVGFAALSGLAAVPEKPGKLFAVSDSVLGMQPTIYTIDATQKPAVITETLMIKRDGAAAQKLDIEGIAVDEKGWFWLASEGNSEKLLPHALYHVNPKGEIKAEVALPKELTANEIRYGFEGVTIIGSGDDATLWMAIQREWKDDEKGFVKLVSYNLKSKEWGAVRYPLDKSENGWVGLSEISAHGDSVYIIERDNLVGDAAKLKKLYKVAIADLKPAKLGGELPAVEKTEAYDFVNELKTATNGYVLDKIEGFTFDAGGKAYAVTDNDGVSDSSGETLFFPVNLVGTN from the coding sequence ATGGGGGATTTCATGACCATTTCATCGCGCCAGGCTACCCTGGCTGCCGTGCTTCTCGCGTCCGTTGCGTCCCCGGCCGCTGCGGAGCCTGTTTTCAATCGTATTGCGTCCTTCCCGGTTGCCGCAAACCTGCCCGCCGGCAAGGACAAGCTTTCCACGACCTCCGCCGAAATCATCACCGCCACCGATGACGGCAGGACGCTGATTTACAGCGACAGCCCGCTCGGCGCGATCGGCTTCGTCGACATCATCGATGCCAAGGCCCCCAAGGCCGGCGGCGTGCTGATGATGGACGGCGAGCCGACATCCGTTACGTCGGCAGCGGGCAAGGCGCTCGTTGCCGTCAACACCGGCGAGAGTAAGCAGAAGCCTTCCGGCCATCTGGCAATCGTCGACGTCGCCACCAAAAAGATCGAGAACATCTGCGATCTCGGCGGTCAGCCGGATTCGATCGCGCTCAACAAGGAAAAGACGCTCGGCACCATCGCCATCGAAAACGAGCGCGACGAAGACGTCAACGATGGCAAGATCCCGCAGATGCCGGCAGGCGCTCTCGCGATCTTTCAGGTCAAGGACGGAACGGTCGATTGCGGCACGATCAAGCACGTTGCGCTGACCGGCCTCTCGGCCGTCGCGCCGGAGGACCCGGAGCCGGAATTCGTCGCCTTCAACGGCCAAGATGAGATCGCACTGACATTGCAGGAAAACAACGAGATCGTCATCATCGACGCCAAAACCGCGCAGGTGAAGACGCATTTCTCCGCGGGCAGCACGGACCTTTCCGATATCGACACGAAGAAGGACGGGGCGCTAAGGTTTGCTGGCGAACTGAAGGGTGTTCTGCGCGAACCGGACGCTGTGAAATGGCTGGACGACAACCGTCTCGTGGTCGCCAACGAAGGCGATTATGAAGGCGGCTCGCGCGGGTTCACGATCTTCGACAAGACCGGCAAGGTTCTCTACGAAGCCGGCAGCTCCTTCGAGCGCGCCGTGGCGGTTCTCGGCCATTATCCGGACGGCCGCTCTTCCTCGAAGGGCGTCGAACCGGAGGGCCTGGAAGCAGCCACCTTTGGAGGCCTGCAATATTTCTTCGTGCTTGCCGAGCGCGCTTCTGTTGTCGGCGTCTACAAGGACACGGGCGCCGACCCGGAACTGTCGCAGATTTTGCCATCGGGCGTATCGCCGGAAGGCGCTGTCGCCATCCCCTCGCGCAACCTCTTTGCGACCGCCAACGAAGTCGATCTCGGCGAGGACGGCGGCCCGCGCTCGCATGTGATGATCTACGAGCTTGCCGAAGGAGAGAAGGCCTATCCGCAGATCGTCGAGGCCGAGAAGGATGGCAACCCGGTCGGCTTTGCCGCCCTTTCGGGCCTTGCTGCCGTTCCGGAAAAGCCTGGCAAGCTCTTTGCGGTCAGCGACAGCGTGCTCGGCATGCAGCCGACGATCTACACAATCGACGCGACGCAGAAGCCCGCCGTCATCACCGAGACGCTGATGATCAAGCGTGACGGTGCTGCCGCCCAGAAGCTCGACATCGAGGGCATCGCCGTCGATGAGAAGGGCTGGTTCTGGCTCGCTTCCGAAGGCAACAGCGAAAAGCTGCTGCCGCACGCGCTCTACCACGTCAATCCGAAGGGCGAGATCAAGGCCGAGGTCGCCCTGCCGAAGGAGCTGACCGCCAACGAAATCCGCTACGGTTTCGAAGGCGTGACGATCATCGGCTCCGGAGATGATGCAACGCTGTGGATGGCAATTCAGCGCGAATGGAAGGACGACGAGAAGGGCTTCGTCAAGCTCGTCTCTTACAATCTGAAGAGCAAGGAATGGGGCGCCGTGCGCTACCCGCTCGACAAGTCCGAAAACGGCTGGGTCGGTCTTTCGGAAATCTCTGCCCATGGCGACAGCGTCTATATCATCGAGCGCGACAACCTCGTGGGCGATGCAGCGAAGTTGAAGAAGCTCTATAAGGTGGCGATCGCCGATCTCAAGCCCGCCAAGCTCGGCGGCGAGCTACCGGCCGTCGAGAAGACCGAAGCCTACGACTTCGTCAACGAGCTGAAGACGGCCACCAACGGCTACGTGCTCGACAAGATCGAAGGCTTCACCTTCGACGCCGGCGGCAAGGCCTATGCCGTCACCGACAACGACGGGGTCAGCGACTCCTCAGGTGAAACCCTGTTCTTCCCGGTCAATCTGGTCGGCACGAACTGA